In Staphylococcus lloydii, the following proteins share a genomic window:
- a CDS encoding ferrated catecholamine ABC transporter substrate-binding lipoprotein SstD: MKKYALILIVGLMVLLAACNNNKSSEDKSTKSESKNDTVKIENNYQASGEKKDGSDAKSVKETVKVPKNPKNAIVFDYGALDTLKELGLEDKVKGVPKGEGNKSLPDFLSDFKDDKYINTGNLKEVNFDKVAEAKPEVIFISGRVANQKNLDEFKKAAPKAKIVYVGPDDKFSVDSMKDSAKKLGQIYGKEDKVKELNKKLDDKIASIKEKTKKLKDDKAMFLLVNEGELSTFGAGQRFGSAIFDTMGFKPADNKIKGSTHGQNITNEYIAQKNPSIIFAMDRGQVVSGKSTAKKTLSNDVIKNVDAVKNNKIIELDPKLWYFSTGSTTTLIKQIDEVKKALDKK, translated from the coding sequence ATGAAGAAATATGCTTTAATACTTATTGTAGGTTTAATGGTTTTATTAGCAGCTTGTAACAACAATAAATCAAGTGAGGATAAATCAACTAAGTCAGAGTCAAAAAATGACACAGTGAAGATTGAAAATAATTACCAAGCAAGCGGTGAGAAAAAAGACGGTAGTGACGCGAAAAGTGTCAAAGAAACTGTTAAAGTACCTAAAAATCCTAAAAACGCAATTGTGTTTGATTATGGTGCACTAGATACATTGAAAGAATTAGGCCTTGAAGATAAAGTTAAAGGAGTTCCCAAAGGTGAAGGTAACAAATCATTACCAGACTTCTTAAGTGATTTTAAAGATGATAAATACATAAATACTGGTAATTTAAAAGAAGTTAATTTCGACAAAGTAGCAGAAGCAAAACCGGAAGTTATCTTCATTTCTGGTCGTGTAGCAAATCAAAAAAATCTAGATGAATTCAAAAAAGCAGCACCAAAAGCCAAAATTGTATATGTTGGTCCTGACGATAAATTTAGCGTAGATTCAATGAAAGACAGCGCGAAAAAATTAGGACAAATTTATGGTAAAGAAGACAAAGTTAAAGAGTTAAATAAAAAATTAGACGATAAAATCGCTAGCATCAAAGAAAAAACTAAAAAATTAAAAGACGACAAAGCAATGTTCTTATTAGTTAACGAAGGCGAATTATCAACATTCGGTGCAGGACAACGTTTCGGCTCTGCTATCTTTGATACTATGGGCTTCAAACCTGCTGATAACAAAATTAAAGGCAGCACACACGGTCAAAACATAACAAATGAATATATTGCACAAAAAAATCCAAGCATTATCTTTGCGATGGACCGTGGCCAAGTCGTAAGTGGTAAATCAACTGCGAAGAAAACATTAAGCAATGACGTAATTAAAAATGTAGACGCAGTGAAAAACAATAAAATTATCGAATTAGATCCTAAGCTTTGGTACTTCTCAACTGGTTCAACAACAACATTAATAAAACAAATTGACGAAGTTAAAAAAGCACTAGATAAAAAATAA
- a CDS encoding DUF488 domain-containing protein, whose amino-acid sequence MTVTINRIYDAKNDKGTRILVDRVWPRGISKEDANLDHWLKEVAPTSELRKWFNHDPKLYAAFKEKYEKELRENDEQKEALDELKEIARSNNDIVLLYAAKDTEHNQAVVLKEILENK is encoded by the coding sequence ATGACAGTAACTATTAATCGAATTTATGATGCGAAGAATGATAAAGGGACACGTATTCTTGTGGATAGAGTTTGGCCTAGAGGTATCTCTAAAGAGGATGCCAATCTGGACCATTGGTTGAAAGAAGTTGCGCCGACGAGTGAATTAAGAAAATGGTTTAATCATGATCCAAAGCTTTATGCTGCATTTAAAGAAAAGTATGAAAAGGAATTGCGTGAAAATGATGAACAAAAAGAGGCGCTCGATGAATTAAAAGAGATTGCGCGTTCAAATAACGATATTGTGTTGCTATATGCAGCAAAGGATACAGAACATAATCAAGCAGTCGTTCTAAAAGAAATATTAGAAAATAAATAA
- a CDS encoding FAD-dependent oxidoreductase translates to MNKESNEITIIGGGIGGLTLARILYVKGIPAKVYESDASPNARTQGGQLDIHDYNGQIALKEAKLWDEFTSIIHEGADAVRFLDTDGNILLDLPSDDSNVRPEVLRGDLRKILINSLPSDMIIWDKKVRNVQEIADGKYQVDFQDNTSIVSNILVGADGAWSKVRKVLTDVKPEYAGTTFLDAYLYNVDEKYPATAKIIGSGSCFALSPNKGMTAHREPNDTIHTYIQLNCAEEWIKNIDFSDKQASIDTISSQFEGWAPELLSLIVDSETQIVPRMIYALPDKHRWTPKSGITLIGDAAHLMAPSGEGANLAMIDAYDLANAIENNYNNIDTAIEAYENKMYPRSEEEAIESHEALDNVLGKDSPHKLISFFKENN, encoded by the coding sequence ATGAATAAAGAATCAAATGAAATTACAATTATCGGTGGAGGCATTGGTGGATTAACATTAGCTCGAATTTTATACGTTAAAGGAATTCCTGCAAAAGTATATGAATCAGATGCTTCACCAAATGCGCGTACACAAGGTGGCCAATTAGATATTCATGATTATAATGGCCAAATAGCACTAAAAGAAGCAAAGTTATGGGATGAATTCACTTCTATAATTCATGAAGGTGCTGACGCTGTACGATTTTTAGATACTGATGGGAACATACTATTAGACCTTCCAAGCGATGATTCAAATGTGCGTCCAGAGGTTTTAAGAGGAGATTTAAGAAAAATATTAATAAACTCTTTACCTTCAGATATGATTATATGGGATAAAAAAGTTCGTAATGTTCAAGAGATAGCAGACGGAAAATATCAAGTTGATTTCCAAGACAACACTTCTATAGTAAGTAATATTCTCGTGGGTGCGGATGGTGCATGGTCAAAAGTACGTAAGGTATTAACAGATGTTAAACCTGAATATGCGGGAACTACATTTTTAGATGCTTATTTATATAATGTTGATGAAAAGTATCCAGCAACAGCAAAAATTATAGGTTCAGGATCTTGTTTTGCACTATCTCCTAATAAAGGCATGACAGCACATCGTGAGCCTAATGATACGATTCATACTTATATTCAATTAAATTGTGCAGAAGAGTGGATTAAAAACATCGATTTTTCAGATAAACAAGCGTCAATTGATACTATCTCATCACAATTTGAAGGATGGGCGCCAGAACTATTGTCATTGATAGTTGATAGCGAAACTCAAATTGTACCGCGTATGATTTATGCACTACCAGATAAACATCGTTGGACTCCTAAATCTGGTATTACACTTATTGGGGACGCTGCACATTTAATGGCACCATCTGGAGAGGGAGCAAATTTGGCAATGATAGATGCGTATGACCTAGCTAATGCTATTGAAAATAATTACAATAATATTGATACAGCAATTGAGGCATATGAAAATAAAATGTACCCTCGTAGTGAAGAAGAAGCTATAGAGTCTCATGAAGCATTAGATAACGTGTTAGGAAAAGATAGTCCTCATAAACTTATATCATTTTTTAAAGAAAATAATTAA